In the Trichoderma atroviride chromosome 4, complete sequence genome, CCAGGGTACATTGGAAAGCCCAAAGCTAGCCTCATATCATGAGCATAAATGCGTTGAGTTAGTGAATGGAGCATGCGGAGCTCTAGCTAGCTAACGAGAGCTTTGAGACCCACGACAACAGCTCAAGTGACGGCGTCTTCGTGGTCTTTGCATCTCTGTGGACTATTTTCACTTTCATCGCTTTTACCTTGAGCTAGTACCAATGGAAATTTCTGTACACCATGTTTGCTTCGAAAAGAGGATATAACCAAGAAACAGAGCGATCGACGAGACGCTCATCGACCTCATCCATTAGGCTTTTGGGCCAAGCACAAGGTCATCAAGACAGCAATTGACTACCTGTTTCACTAATTGAACGCAATAGAATTTCCATCTGCAGAATAAAGCATCCCAACCCATCATATTCTCCATACTTGTCTAATAAACCTGTAATTGTCGTTGCCCTCAGCCTCGTTAATGCCGGCTCTCCAGCCAAATGGCCCAAAGCACCGATACAAGCCGCATCGGCACATTCAACCAAATCGACGTCACTTTTAAGCCGAGCTTCTATCCAAAATCCCAACTCATAGCtatccctcttcctcccaaTTGAGTCCCTTCTTCCACCCCAAACCAAAACCACAcaccctcctccacctcatTATCCTCACAACCGCCCACAATGGCTCCTCGAATCCGCCTCTCCGCCTCTCCCTTCATCTTCCGCCGCCTCTACTCAACTCCCTCCGAGCCCCTCATCCGCGTCACGAACCTCCCCGCAGGCGCAAACTCAAACGGCCACATCCGCGTCCTCGAGCTCAACCGCCCACAGGCCAGAAATGCCATCTCCAGAGACCTGCTAGCCTCGCTGCGCGCCGAGATTGACGATGTCCAGAGCCAGTACGGCCCCAACGGCGAGGAAATCGCTCCCAAGCAGCGCTTCGGCGGAGCTGCTGGCATCGACGAGCATGGCCCCACGAGAGCTCTGGTTCTCGCCAGTGCGGTTGATACATGTTTCTGCGCAGGCGCTGATCTGAAAGAGCGTCGAGGCTTCACCCCAGAAGAGTGAGTATAGAAAGACATATCATATCTCTGTCCTATGGCCATTTGCTAATATTATATCTACTACAGAACGGCCCAATTCCTCTCCAACCTCCGCAGCACCTTCACCAGCCTCTCCAACCTCCAAATCCCTACAATCTCCGCAATCTCCtccctcgccctcggcggcggcctcgagctcGCCCTGTCCACCCACTTCCGCGTCCTCTCCTCCAACGCAACCGTCGGCCTGCCTGAGACCCGCCTCGGCATCATCcccggcgccggcggcacCTTCCGCCTCCCTGCCCTCATCGGCCTCTCCCGCGCCCGCGATCTCGTCCTCACGGGCCGCCGCGTCGCCGCCCCGGAGGCTTACTTCCTCGGCATTGCCGATCGCCTTGTCGAGGTCATCCCCGAGGATGAGCGCGAAGGGTCGGATATCCTGCAGATTGCGCGCAAGTCTGCCCTGTCAGAGGCTGTCAGGCTGGCTCAGGAGATTTGCGAGGGAGGACCCGTTGCTATCCGTGCTGGGCTGCAAGCCGTTGCCTGGGCTagggaggagaaggagaatgagATGTACCAGAGGGTTGTCAACACTGAAGATAGAAATGAGGCGTTGAAGGCGTTCCAAGAGAAGCGAAAGCCCGTCTTCAAGGGCCGGTAAGATTACAATTTTATAGAAGCATTtaatggggaaaaaaaaaagaataaatcCTTAATGACAATCATACCCTATTCTTGTGCCCTCGTTAATATGCGTGTGTTTGTGATTCTGCAAGTTTCTTAGTaaatcatctcatcataAAGCTACCTAATTACTAGACGCAGACAATGCCATTTATGCTCTCAAGTTATTTTTGGTACACCGCACGcctcttttctttacttGCCATGTGTTAATACTGCTTCTCACCCAACTGAATTGCCCCAAAAAGAGTCATCAAAAGCTATTCCTCCGACTTCTACCATTCCTCCCTCCTTAAAATTGGCTTGCATCTTCCATGACTACTGTCTTCTGAGAATCTTGCGGTTCCTGCGGCTCTTGCGCCACCGCATCCACCTCAGGGGCAATCACTGGGTCACCTTCCTTCCTTGCGTCAATAACCTCAACATCTCCGTCCCTATCGGCTGCGGTCAAGGGTGCTGATTCAATCTCAACGACTGGCTTCGTTTGTTCAGCCTCTGGTTGGCCTTCTTGTTCCTGGCCGCCACCTTCCTCCTTCTTAGGAGGCTCTCTTTTAGGGACGCTGACATATTGATCCTTGTCTTCGTCGCGTACGTAGCAGAGGTAGTACGGCTCACCGCTAGTGCTTAGGGCCTGTAGTACTTCTGCAGTATCTTTGTTCTCCTTCACATCCGCATCGTTATACCAACGCCAAACGTTGGCTTCGAAATCGTGGATCCACACCCAATAGTGTCCCGACGTCAGGTGGCCACGATGGCAGATGACAGCATGGAGACGGTACGAAATTTGCTTCTGGCTGCTCATACTTGCCTCAAGCGCTTCTTGTCGTTGGCGCAGTTCCGATTCCATCATTTCTAGCACTGCAGCGTGCGTCTTCTGTATATCTGTAATCTTGTTGGCGGGTTCCTCAGGAGCAGTCTCTTTAGTGACATTTGCCGGCGTGATAAGCAAAAAGTCATCTTCTACTGGCCCATCAAAATCCCAATTTTCAGAGTCTATTTCATCTTTCATGAACTCGTCACTTCCGCTAGTGGATTGCTTCGCTGTGTCATCTGTAACCTCACTTTCACTCCCATAGTTCTGGAAAAAGGTCATATAGGCTGGGTTTGCTTCGACCTTTGCCAGTTGTGACTTTAAATCAACAATTCGCTCTGCAGTCATCCAATCCTGTACCCTTTGCTGGAAAACGGGCGAATCATGGGGAGCGTCCATGTATCTATCGAGGTATAGAGTCTCAGGTATAACAACTGGGTTGCCGTTCTTGCTGCCCATGGATTGCGACCGCTGAATCAAAATGTGTAAGACCGGCGGTAACGTCTTGATGGCGGTATATCGCGAGAGCTTGCTTTCCTCTAGAATCTGCTGGTCGAAATTTCTTCCGAGTGCATCGTACAATGAGCAAGGTCCTTCAGCAGCCGGAAACGCCGTAATTGATCGATCAAAGCTAATCTCATGTTGGTACTCCTTCTCATCAAATTTCTTGGTATAATTGACTGTTGTGACGAAGAAGGTCTCCATAATTTTTTCCAGCTGGATGCCGCTTGTGCTGTCAACCGAAGTTGGGCGAATCGCTGCCTGGAGACGGTTGAGAATGCTGCCCATGACTTCCTCAACATCTTGCTGGTCGGTTCCAGAAGATCTCTTCTGGTGCTCAAGGGCATTGAGAACCTTTTGATCCACCGTTTCTGGCTTTTCTATATCAATCATGTCGACATCAGCATTCTCTGGCCTGACATCCACAGGAGTGTCTTTAGACTCGTCCATATCCACTAGAATGGTCGATTTCTTGTCGTCTTGCGGCGCCTCAGTCATTAAAGTGTCATCCTCCAAGTCAATAAGTATCGGGACGGACTGTGGCTGGCCACTGGTATCTTCTGTCACTGTCTCAACCTTCTCATACGAGCGATCTGAGCGAGCGTCATCTTGATCAACGAGAGTTTGAGTGCTAGAACGGCTCCGCGTTTCTATCGAATCTGACACAGCTTGCACAGAGACATTGACCATGTTAATATCATCGTGGCTTTCCGTGGGAAGGGCAGGCGATGGGCGAGCGGGCAAGGGCGGAGGGTTCACTATCGTAGGAGTCTCAGACGGCTGCTTCGAGCCAGACAGGAGAGTGTGAGTTGATAATAAAACTGCGTTGGCGAGTCTTTGAGAAGGCCGAGTGGCAGTTCTGTCGGAAGTTCGAAGACTTTCAAACAGCGTGGCCATTTCTTCCGCAACTACACAAGAAACAGCGTTAGCTCTCACAAGCCTTTACTCCAAATCTCAAGAGTAGGTTGCACTTACATGCTTGCGCAACGACAGCCTCCCCCCGATCCATTTGCATCTTGTTTCCACCAAGTCGACGTGCCTGTATGTTCTCATCGTTCAACTCTAACCGCAAGCTGTCATAGTTGAATACGATATCACGAATAGGCTTCACGGTGAAGAGATACTGGAGTAAGCTATTCAAATAACAGGTGTTGCCGATGTTGTGCAGGCCCATGGGAAGGTTCAAAttggctgctctggagtCGCCATTATCGAACTCAGAATTACTGAAGCCCAGGGAATGCCTAAGTTCCAAAACTGAGTGTTTGAGTGAGGGCGAAGACGTGTGCTCAGCGATCGAATCCAATGCGTCAAGGTATACGCCCTTGGCTTCCTTTGATGTGCTTTTGTCTAGCTGTAGATTTCTTTCAGTTAGCCATATAATGTGAAATGAGGTGCATTTCTTTAGTCATTCTTGTCTTTTATTGACTTGAatttctaaaaaaaaaaaaaaaattcgcTTACCTTTGCTTTTGTAGCATCAACTGCGTTCTGCCACGGCCCGTCAACTGTATCCAGCCCTAGAATCACTTTGGATGTCTCAAGTGACATCTTGTCATCAGCCTCCATAAGTAGTGATGCCTGATAAGAGTCATCGTTGGATGACTGGGCAATCAACAAAAGCATGCTCCTCGCAGTACCCGCTTCAGATGGGTCTCGCGCCAGCTTTTCTCGAAAGGCTTGTATCGTTGCCTCCGCGCTATAATTATTTGGTGGGCTGAGGCCAAGAAATTCTAATGCTTGAGAGGcaagcccatcatcatcgctgtTGGTATACGTTTGAAGCTGGCTCTCAAAGACGGATGACTGAGTCATGGCGTAGGCAGACAAAAGTTCGTTACCAGCGTCATTAGCAATATTCCGTAACATGTCCACAAGCTCCCTTCGCCTAGAGGGCGCAAGTTCCCACTGCCTTTTATAGGCATTTACAACAATCTCTTTTGACTGGCCAGGCAAAGTTCCTATGAATTTGTATTGCTCCATGTTTACCAAGGGATTTGTGTTGACATGAGGAACTTCATTGCAGCCCAGGTGATTATGCAGAGCAGTAATACAAAAAGTCGGGCGTTCCGCAGTGCTTCCAGACTTGAATATGAGATTTTGAACTTCAGAGCGCACATCTTCAAGATAGGCGCGAAATGTGCCCACTTTAGTGTTCCCGGCAATACCGTctgctggcggtggaggagTTGGAGTGAATGACCCTTCATCGACTCCGTCATTAATCTCGGTAACCTCTTTGAACTCAAGTTCtcgaaagatggagaagcaacGGGGTCCAAACAGAACTGCGAATCTCTTATTCCGTTTCGAGATACTTCTGGTAGTTTCGGGAGTCGTTTCCAAGAGATTCTTTAGGTACGTATTAAGATTGGATGGCGCTTGGTTGGCCCAGTCATCGGTAGCGCTTTCATATCGTGTAGATTCGTCCCTTCTCGCGGCGTTCAACTGTTGAAGAATAGTCTCATGGTCCAGCAAGAGATTTACCCACCACGAGGCCATCCGCGGTTCTGATATATCAAGGGTAACCTGGAACGTGCATGACGGAGCCGAGCAGGCAAAGTATTCGCGAGCTAGCAGCGGATAGTATTTTGATCGATCTCGAGTAATCTCAGCGTCGTTCTCAGATGGCGCCCAGACTAAATGATGCCAGGGAAACTGAGTATCTCCAATGGGCCAGTCACTGTGGGTATGGTGGCACAAAACATCTGAATGCTCTTGTTCCCACTCAACACGGAATAAGAAGTGATAATGGCAGTCCAAGCAGATGGAGGATAAAACCTTTGACGACGATGTCGAATAAGACTGGTTCCCATTGATGACTAGCCGATGGGGGTGATCCCATGCATAGTGACTGTCCAGCCTGGCTTCCCGAGCTCGCTGGAAAAGGTCGCAGACGGTAAAGTTGTTATTGATCAGCTCGTATATCCAGCGGCTGGGGTGGCATCCTACACGCAAAGTTAGTTTGAGGGCTCGGATTGGTGAAGACCAATTATGAGGTCGGCATACCGAATAATTCTCGCCCGACCAGATTAGACTTGAGTGGCGTCATATTATGTGCAACAAACTCCGCCTGCGTCCCAGGCAAGGCCGCATAGGCATTCGCCTCGAGGTCCTGCGACCGCAAATCATACCCGCCGGCCATGATTGTATGCTACCGGCGCCTCTAGCTGAGGCGAAAGAGTGTTGATTCTAGGAGGGGGCAAGGTGgtatggagatggaggggtaGCAGACGGCTGCCACCTTTGATGCTGAAAGCTCAACGCTCAAAGACGTGCTCAGCGATATCCGACCCCGCGCTCCTTTATATTGATGAAAGCTCGAGATAATTGTTGATTTAGAGCGGCAgagagctgagctgcagAGTGGAAGCCGATTATATCTGCCTGGCGGGAGTTTCGTTCGGCGAGAGGCTTGGAAAGGGCATGGAGAGGTCGGCAgattgctgcagctgtccTTGAAATACGTCAACCGAGAGAGTCGTAGAG is a window encoding:
- a CDS encoding uncharacterized protein (BUSCO:EOG092D04RH~MEROPS:MER0000865); the encoded protein is MAGGYDLRSQDLEANAYAALPGTQAEFVAHNMTPLKSNLVGRELFGCHPSRWIYELINNNFTVCDLFQRAREARLDSHYAWDHPHRLVINGNQSYSTSSSKVLSSICLDCHYHFLFRVEWEQEHSDVLCHHTHSDWPIGDTQFPWHHLVWAPSENDAEITRDRSKYYPLLAREYFACSAPSCTFQVTLDISEPRMASWWVNLLLDHETILQQLNAARRDESTRYESATDDWANQAPSNLNTYLKNLLETTPETTRSISKRNKRFAVLFGPRCFSIFRELEFKEVTEINDGVDEGSFTPTPPPPADGIAGNTKVGTFRAYLEDVRSEVQNLIFKSGSTAERPTFCITALHNHLGCNEVPHVNTNPLVNMEQYKFIGTLPGQSKEIVVNAYKRQWELAPSRRRELVDMLRNIANDAGNELLSAYAMTQSSVFESQLQTYTNSDDDGLASQALEFLGLSPPNNYSAEATIQAFREKLARDPSEAGTARSMLLLIAQSSNDDSYQASLLMEADDKMSLETSKVILGLDTVDGPWQNAVDATKAKLDKSTSKEAKGVYLDALDSIAEHTSSPSLKHSVLELRHSLGFSNSEFDNGDSRAANLNLPMGLHNIGNTCYLNSLLQYLFTVKPIRDIVFNYDSLRLELNDENIQARRLGGNKMQMDRGEAVVAQAFAEEMATLFESLRTSDRTATRPSQRLANAVLLSTHTLLSGSKQPSETPTIVNPPPLPARPSPALPTESHDDINMVNVSVQAVSDSIETRSRSSTQTLVDQDDARSDRSYEKVETVTEDTSGQPQSVPILIDLEDDTLMTEAPQDDKKSTILVDMDESKDTPVDVRPENADVDMIDIEKPETVDQKVLNALEHQKRSSGTDQQDVEEVMGSILNRLQAAIRPTSVDSTSGIQLEKIMETFFVTTVNYTKKFDEKEYQHEISFDRSITAFPAAEGPCSLYDALGRNFDQQILEESKLSRYTAIKTLPPVLHILIQRSQSMGSKNGNPVVIPETLYLDRYMDAPHDSPVFQQRVQDWMTAERIVDLKSQLAKVEANPAYMTFFQNYGSESEVTDDTAKQSTSGSDEFMKDEIDSENWDFDGPVEDDFLLITPANVTKETAPEEPANKITDIQKTHAAVLEMMESELRQRQEALEASMSSQKQISYRLHAVICHRGHLTSGHYWVWIHDFEANVWRWYNDADVKENKDTAEVLQALSTSGEPYYLCYVRDEDKDQYVSVPKREPPKKEEGGGQEQEGQPEAEQTKPVVEIESAPLTAADRDGDVEVIDARKEGDPVIAPEVDAVAQEPQEPQDSQKTVVMEDASQF